A stretch of the Malus domestica chromosome 08, GDT2T_hap1 genome encodes the following:
- the LOC139198146 gene encoding uncharacterized protein, whose product MGWLYCWSLLQTMNRVIVHANMIVHANMMNNYFNPNSVYIEEDFKRRFRMRRYVFERLLHDVYQINPYFRHKQDRAGRPGFSPHQKVIVALQMMAYDSPANLMDETYYMSESICLHTLEQLCDTIVQVYKDEYIHELN is encoded by the coding sequence atggggtggctctattgctggtcgctcttacaaaccaTGAACAGAGTGATAGTGCATGCCAATATGATAGTGCATGCCAAtatgatgaacaactacttcaaccccaactcggTGTACATAGAAGAGGATTTCAAACGTCGCTTTCGGATGAGGCGTTATGTCTTCGAGCGTTTACTTCACGATGTCTATCAGAtcaatccatactttcgacATAAGCAGGACAGAGCAGGCCGTcctggtttctcacctcatcagaaggttaTTGTTGCACTCCAAATGATGGCCTATGACTCCCCAGCTAATTTGATGGATGAAACCTATTATATGTCTGAGTCTATATGCCTTCATACTCTTGAACAATTATGTGACACAATTGTTCAGGTTTACAAAGACGAGTACATCCACGAGCTAAATTAA